The Campylobacter sp. CN_NE2 region TAAAATCTGCTTTCTGCCAACAGGTTTATCTGGCTGGGTAAAAACTGCGCAAATTTCAAATTTGGCCCCCAAAAGCCCTTTTAAAATCTGCGTCGCATAATCAGGCGTCCCCATAAAAACGATTTTCATTATTTTGCCTTTTTGCGAAAAATCGTGCCGCCCGTTTGTTTGCCATTAAGCAAAAATTCCTTTGCCACGCTCAAATCAAATCCACTAGATAAAAACATCTCTTTGCCGTTTTCAAGCAAGAAATTTGCAGCTTTTAGCTTAGTTACGATGCCGCCCGTTCCCATTTTCGAACCTGCATTTTGCGGCACGGCAAGTTCATCTGGGCTTAAAAAATTTACTTCACTTCTAATTTTTGCGTCCTTACAAACGCTTGGATTTTTATCATAATATCCGTCAATATCGCTTAAAATCACGAGCAAATCAGCACCAAAATAGTTTGCCACACCCGCACTTAGCCTGTCGTTATCGCCAAAGACGATTTCTGCTATGCCTGTGGCGTCATTTTCATTTATAATAGGTAAAATTTTATTTTGCAAAAGTCCGTCGATTAGCCCTTTGGCGTAGTTTGTGCTTTTGCGTGAGTCAAAATCACTTGCAGTTAGTAAAATTTGAGCCGTCAAAATGCCAAATTTAGCCATTGATTTTTCGTAAATTTCCATCAAATATGGCTGTCCGATGGCTGCAAGCATTTGGCGATTTACCACAGAAGTTTTTTCGATATTGGATTTTATTCTTCCTGCATTTATCGCGCCAGAACTTACCAAAATAACTTCAAATTTACTCATTAATTGTGCCAAAAATTCGCACAAATTTGCGATTCTTGCCTGACTGATTTTGTTTTCATCGCTTAGGACATGAGAGCCCACTTTTATGACAACTCTTTTCATTTTTCGCCTTTTAAATTCTCTTTTAAAAGCTCGAAAAGAGCAAATTTTAGCTCTTTTATACCAAAATTTGTTACACTTGAAATCGGCATAACAAAATATGGTTTGCTTTTGTCAAATTCGTCTAAATTTTGCATTTTTTCAAAGCCAAATTCATTTAAAAATTCGCTTTGAATCTGCTCTAAATTCTCACACGCTTCGCATTTTGTAAGCGCAATAGCGAAATTTCGCTCGGCTAAAACAGGCGAAAATTTGGCAAGTTCGGCTTTTAGTGTGCTAAATTGTTCGCCTAGACTTCGGTAATTTATCGTATCAAGCATAAAAAGCAAGATTTTTGTTCTCTCAATATGCCTTAAAAACTGGATTCCAAGTCCCTTGCCTTCACTTGCACCGTCAATTATGCCCGGGATGTCCGCCATAACAAAACTTGAAAACTCATCGACATTTACAATGCCAAGCTTTGGCGTAATTGTGGTAAATTCATAGTTTGCGATTTCGGGTTTTGCATTTGATACGGTTGAGATGAGCGTAGATTTTCCGACATTTGGAAATCCCACAAGACCTACATCGGCGATGAGTTTTAGCTCCAAGCGAATATTTTTTTCTTCACCTGCGATACCCGGTTGCGCGTAATCTGGGCGTTGATTTACCGAATTTTTAAAGTGCGTGTTGCCAAGACCGCCTTTTCCGCCTTTTAGCAAAAGTTTTGTTTCGCCGTCATTTAGCAAATCAAAAATAAGCTCTTTTGTTTCATCATCATACACGGCAGTTCCGGGTGGCACGATAAGATACAATGCTTCGCCGCTTTTACCCGTTTTTTTGCGACCCTCTCCGGGTGCGCCGTTTTCAGCCTTAAATTTGGTTTTTCCTTTGTAAAATGAAAGCGTGTGCGTATTTTTATCGGCTTTTACATAAACATCGCCGCCTCTTCCGCCGTCTCCGCCATCTGGACCTCCTAAAATGACAAATTTTTCCCGTCTGAAACTAACGCAACCCGCGCCGCCTTTTCCCGAAGTTACACTAAATTTTACATTATCGACAAACATTTTGTTTGACCTTGAATTATTTTAAGAAGAAAGGTCGCCCAAATTCGGGCAACCACGAAGTTTTAAGCCGCAGGATAAACTGAGACTTTTTTTCTGTTTTTGTCTTTGCGTTCGAATTTAACAAAGCCGTCAATCAAAGCAAAAATCGTATGATCTACGCCCATACCGACATTATTGCCCGGATGCGTAGCAGTGCCTCTTTGGCGGA contains the following coding sequences:
- the proB gene encoding glutamate 5-kinase, with protein sequence MKRVVIKVGSHVLSDENKISQARIANLCEFLAQLMSKFEVILVSSGAINAGRIKSNIEKTSVVNRQMLAAIGQPYLMEIYEKSMAKFGILTAQILLTASDFDSRKSTNYAKGLIDGLLQNKILPIINENDATGIAEIVFGDNDRLSAGVANYFGADLLVILSDIDGYYDKNPSVCKDAKIRSEVNFLSPDELAVPQNAGSKMGTGGIVTKLKAANFLLENGKEMFLSSGFDLSVAKEFLLNGKQTGGTIFRKKAK
- the obgE gene encoding GTPase ObgE, whose protein sequence is MFVDNVKFSVTSGKGGAGCVSFRREKFVILGGPDGGDGGRGGDVYVKADKNTHTLSFYKGKTKFKAENGAPGEGRKKTGKSGEALYLIVPPGTAVYDDETKELIFDLLNDGETKLLLKGGKGGLGNTHFKNSVNQRPDYAQPGIAGEEKNIRLELKLIADVGLVGFPNVGKSTLISTVSNAKPEIANYEFTTITPKLGIVNVDEFSSFVMADIPGIIDGASEGKGLGIQFLRHIERTKILLFMLDTINYRSLGEQFSTLKAELAKFSPVLAERNFAIALTKCEACENLEQIQSEFLNEFGFEKMQNLDEFDKSKPYFVMPISSVTNFGIKELKFALFELLKENLKGEK
- the rpmA gene encoding 50S ribosomal protein L27 encodes the protein MAHKKGQGSTQNNRDSIGRRLGVKKFGGEFVRAGNIIIRQRGTATHPGNNVGMGVDHTIFALIDGFVKFERKDKNRKKVSVYPAA